DNA sequence from the Schistocerca americana isolate TAMUIC-IGC-003095 chromosome 2, iqSchAmer2.1, whole genome shotgun sequence genome:
AAGTGCTTGCTCTTTTTCTAGTCCTGATTCACACATACAACCACACACACTCCCATGGCAAGATTTTAGACAGTAAGTAGACAATGGCTAGAATTTGGAGAACTAAGTCATTGTGGTGATCTGTTTAGATGCCAACACAGTCTGCCCTAGAGTTTATGCTAAGCTTAGAAAATAGTGCACCCTCTGATGGACTTCTGAGTTCATGTCTATAATTTAGACAATTTGATGGCAGTGTAAAATTTTGAGTGCAGTACATAAGCAAATACTTCCAACAGTCTGGTGAGAGATGGTGCCCACTACCATACCGAGGAGAGTAAGAAAGTTTCATAGGTCGATTCCCTCAACTCACATTAATCATGCAGCTCTTGCAAGAATGTGGGGGTTAATGCAGAGGATATCTCAACATTTTGACAGTGCTGAAGATAACTCTGCAGATGGGAGGTGAAATGAACCTTTACTGGAGCAAACATAATTCAGTATTGCTTGATGAGACACCCTATATTTATTTATAAGAGAGTCTTATGGTATATACATGTGTGGTTAAGtgccaaaatataaaataaaatgctcATGCTTCAATCACTACTATAATGTTTCTCTGTGATTTGTTATGTCTTTCAAATGGCAGAAAGAGTCAAGGCTATACCACCTCCAACAGAATTGTGGTAGTAAAGCACTGTTCACCAGTCTGTGATATTGAAAATAACCTTTGTACCTTTCACACAATTTTGGATCTGTGGTATGTGATACCACTTCCGAAAGAGGCAAGGAATTCCACGTCACTGCATGGCTAGTGTAACCCTGCACTAGAGGTCTACCTACATAaataaaacacaactgctgaaagttAACTGCTGTGTTACAGTGCTCCAGAGACTTTTAGAAAACCTTTAAATGTAGGCTTTAAATGGAGTGAGTGCTTGAGAAGTGCAGTCATGGTATTATTAAGGTTGTATTGAGCATGTGGACTGTCGAAATAAGTGTCAGACAGTATTAGTTAGCAGGAATAGTGTATAGAATTAATATGTTCATTTGCACAAGACTTTAAAAATATTCGCTTCTGATTTAGGCTTCAGCAACATTTTTGGATTGCAGGCAAGTATCATTTCTCAGGAACAGTGCTTCAGTTTCATTTTTGCTCCAGCTGTCGTGATTCAGATACatcagggggggagaggggggggggtggtaaccggaaaggcatccggccactcTTTATAATTAAACAATCCAAATCCGTTCATAACCACAGTGACCCTGTGCAGATGCAGGAGAGAGGGACCAAAAAATAATCCAGATGAAAGATGTTTGGTAGGTCTCTTATAAAAAGGGTTCTGCAGTGACAATGAGAAGCTGTTATTTGTTTAAATATGGTAGATACATTGTCCAATGAAACTGTTTGACATGGTGTGTAGAAATAGTCACAAGCCATCTTCTGCATAGATATTGATTTTCTTGTGTCCTCCAGGCACTGAATTTCTTCTGCAAGGTATTCAGGAACTTTTAAAATGGCCTCTGACATGATACAaaccaacaacttttttttttttttttaataaagacttcactttgatagtgatggaacGGTGCAAGTAGGGGTGAGATTGTGGTTACGTTGACTGTCAGAtgttctacagtgactgtatcaacaaactggtctcctgtTGGGAAATATGTGtatggctccagggtgactttgttgaaaaataaaatatatgtaggcatgacgaataaagatgtagaatgttgataaagtTTGCTTTactcaaaaagctttaagagttttcgcacaaaaaattcagaagcattactttccagcgTGCTATCATAATAAGGAAAAGGATTAGTTATATAAATAAAAGATTGAGTTTTGCATTGTCAGCACTTTATGCGTTGTCTTCTGTCATCCTTCCACCCATATTTCCATTTGTTAGAAAGAGTTCTTGTGCTGCAATTAAGTTCAAATGTTCACATTGAGCCAGTCAACATTTACACTGTTGATAAGTGTGggcattttcattcatttattcaacatcagtaattaaattttatttgcctttttatattttgtaaatcttATTTTTTTCATGTGATAGTATATTGAGTAATGCCGTTTTTCCTAGTGTACGATGATTTTTGCTCTGTTTTGTTGCAGGTTGtcaatagcaatgaggaaaatGCCTTTGCAGCTATGCATCAGTGTATCTTAGAGGTCTTCCATGCCCTTTCTTTCAGTAAGTCACCTACTGAATTACAGGCTGACTCACCAGTTTCTGTAGAAACAACACAACTATCGGAAGAATTAGAAAATGTCGAAGCTTTAGCAAAACCTGaagctgaaaataaaaatgtagaagATGATAAATCATTTACAGCCTTTTATAGGTACAGAACTAGTACTAAGGAAAGGGTGTTTGTACCACAAGGACGTAAGCAAACAACAGATGAATTTATTTCCATTGGATCCACAGAAGAAAATATCACTTCTCTGCAAAGTTTGAAAGGAATTTCAGTAAATTTTTCATCCTTGGATAGAATGAATTTGAAAAGGAAGAATAAATCAGAGAATCAATCAGGAATCAATGACTTTGGTGTGGAGTACAGATTGCATGAAATAAAACGGATACGACCAAATCCAGATaaaaagaagaaactgaaagtaaaaaaaataaaaacagtaaactaATAAACTAGTTTCAgtttgtcctttcacatccttgaCAACTTAAAATGCCATGATATTTCTGCACTGTATTTATTAAGGTGACAATATTGGACACATGAAGCTGACCAAGTTGTGTACAGTATTTACATGGGAGGCAGAAATCTTTAAGACAGAGTTACTGTAGAAAAGTATTGAAATCTTATTTCTATGAAGTGAATTTTCAATTAATTACAGAAAAAAAAGGTGCTGACTCTACCGGATACTTTCATCACATCatcttaaaattttgttttgttaaagCATTATCATTTCTGAAGGGATTACCCAATGAAACAAATGCGGAGAATCTAGGTACAAGGGATAAGAAACAGTATGATGTATGAAAGTGTAAGGAAATCGCATATCTTCTCATTCTCATTTCCTTCATGTCCTGTATGTTTTTAAATTATGAACCTGCgtaatgcagtaattttttttttttttttactaccatgAGTTGAAAACAAGTAGACATAATACCAACATGTGTAATACAGTAAAAATGTCACAAAAGTCAGAAGTATGATGAACTCCTTTTGCCAGGTGAACTGGTGTTCAAAGATTGTATAATGAAAATTCTTGTCTCTTTCATTAAAATATAGCCCTGCCTGGATGATTATAAAAGATTTTAAGAAGTTAGACAGCCATTCTTTGTTTCATAAACCTTCACTGTACAATTTTCTTAGGCTACGATAATCACTATGAAATTTTCCAAAAAGTACCTACATCttgtcaaaatatttttataaagttATATGCTCCAGTTTATCATTTCTAACCATGTAGTGAAGGTTTTCAGAAGACACTTTCTCAAGAAAATTGTTTAGGAACATGTCTGGAGACTTGAATCAATCCACAATTTTTAtagccagtgtgcgatttgcaggggggttTGGGGAGATTTCCCCCCTCTGCATTAGACCATCCCCTCctttggttttagtttatgcatcccaatctgggatgtttatttcccatgcactggagtaaaacttatataatttaaatttgtggagccgaacactgaaagtttttaatacagtcttactattaatatgtttgcttattaattttgaaaaaagtgttatgtagtggtgaagcatttcaaaacatttagaactaaatcatcattctcatgttgtcgttgttgctttcgtctaaggtacgtcatccgtttacttgcgagcttgagagggaagtagtgtggcagtcataccgcagcagtcgtACCGCAGAGGGGTGAGCTAGTGGCTGAAATTCCCACCCCCGGCAAAgac
Encoded proteins:
- the LOC124596043 gene encoding uncharacterized protein LOC124596043 isoform X2 — encoded protein: MSTFCIDCHSVAYCLVADEAVAENIFKTLESTINESEEQITSDVKTSKCDNPKRKTEKNKRQRVLKEKGLRKYLCLGVNEVARAVEGGHILSVLLEKDVDPQFMVSHIGTLCAVHNIPCIVVSGLRNGTSRAFGFPCICLGVKVVNSNEENAFAAMHQCILEVFHALSFSKSPTELQADSPVSVETTQLSEELENVEALAKPEAENKNVEDDKSFTAFYRYRTSTKERVFVPQGRKQTTDEFISIGSTEENITSLQSLKGISVNFSSLDRMNLKRKNKSENQSGINDFGVEYRLHEIKRIRPNPDKKKKLKVKKIKTVN
- the LOC124596043 gene encoding uncharacterized protein LOC124596043 isoform X1, coding for METPVLTKNQQKRTLAGKKKPREKCLRNVLMKPKIFTNLVADEAVAENIFKTLESTINESEEQITSDVKTSKCDNPKRKTEKNKRQRVLKEKGLRKYLCLGVNEVARAVEGGHILSVLLEKDVDPQFMVSHIGTLCAVHNIPCIVVSGLRNGTSRAFGFPCICLGVKVVNSNEENAFAAMHQCILEVFHALSFSKSPTELQADSPVSVETTQLSEELENVEALAKPEAENKNVEDDKSFTAFYRYRTSTKERVFVPQGRKQTTDEFISIGSTEENITSLQSLKGISVNFSSLDRMNLKRKNKSENQSGINDFGVEYRLHEIKRIRPNPDKKKKLKVKKIKTVN
- the LOC124596043 gene encoding uncharacterized protein LOC124596043 isoform X3, which translates into the protein MRIFTTSLVADEAVAENIFKTLESTINESEEQITSDVKTSKCDNPKRKTEKNKRQRVLKEKGLRKYLCLGVNEVARAVEGGHILSVLLEKDVDPQFMVSHIGTLCAVHNIPCIVVSGLRNGTSRAFGFPCICLGVKVVNSNEENAFAAMHQCILEVFHALSFSKSPTELQADSPVSVETTQLSEELENVEALAKPEAENKNVEDDKSFTAFYRYRTSTKERVFVPQGRKQTTDEFISIGSTEENITSLQSLKGISVNFSSLDRMNLKRKNKSENQSGINDFGVEYRLHEIKRIRPNPDKKKKLKVKKIKTVN